From a single Streptomyces liliifuscus genomic region:
- a CDS encoding sensor histidine kinase, with translation MIRRFRETYRRLRLGTRLALGMGVLSLVVFAVVGASLSMYMRGYLERQLNDQMKLVQITQSKDVTAYGTVQGKPYYGWYTASYEVSTDSAVLRKPADVPADADELATVAEALRASGHDPLFRTAHIKGKGTYRLRACEAEPGVVLVTAAPMDDIEDTMDQLATVQVVAFALALVGLVVFGRAVLRRGLKPLSDMAHTARGITSHDFTDSARLPVRADRGNGGPEVEELRTAFNTMLEHIDDSLAVRTEAEQRLRRFVADASHELRTPLMSVRGYADLFQYAAANEPEEREKHLARLRAEAARMGVLLDDLLLLARLDAAEVEAPVRLEDADLAELVRQAAEAFRAARPDHPLTVTAGPGPVRLRLDALRIRQVLDNLLTNAAVHTPAGTEVSVEVSVESGAAIVRVTDSGPGIPAADQERVFDRFFRIDKARSRDRGGSGLGLAVARSLVQAHGGTITLTSRQGETTFAMRLPLAP, from the coding sequence GTGATCCGTCGCTTCAGGGAGACCTACCGCAGGCTCCGCCTGGGCACCCGGCTGGCCCTCGGTATGGGGGTGCTCTCGCTGGTCGTGTTCGCCGTGGTCGGGGCGTCGCTGTCGATGTACATGCGGGGCTATCTGGAACGCCAGCTCAACGACCAGATGAAGCTGGTCCAGATCACCCAGTCCAAGGACGTCACGGCGTACGGCACCGTGCAGGGCAAGCCGTACTACGGCTGGTACACCGCCTCGTACGAGGTCTCGACCGACTCGGCCGTCCTCCGCAAGCCGGCGGACGTACCGGCGGACGCCGATGAGCTCGCCACCGTCGCCGAGGCACTGCGGGCCTCGGGCCACGACCCGCTGTTCCGCACCGCGCACATCAAGGGGAAGGGCACCTACCGGCTGCGTGCGTGCGAGGCCGAACCCGGGGTGGTGCTGGTCACCGCGGCGCCCATGGACGACATCGAGGACACCATGGACCAGCTGGCCACGGTCCAGGTCGTCGCCTTCGCCCTCGCGCTGGTGGGGCTCGTGGTGTTCGGCCGTGCGGTGCTTCGGCGGGGCCTGAAGCCGCTCAGCGACATGGCGCACACGGCCCGCGGCATCACCTCGCACGACTTCACCGACTCGGCGCGGCTTCCGGTGCGCGCCGACCGCGGGAACGGCGGCCCTGAGGTCGAGGAGCTGCGGACCGCCTTCAACACCATGCTGGAGCACATCGACGACTCGCTGGCCGTCCGCACGGAGGCCGAGCAGCGGCTGCGCAGGTTCGTCGCGGACGCCTCGCACGAGCTGCGTACACCCCTGATGTCCGTACGCGGCTACGCGGACCTATTCCAGTACGCGGCGGCCAACGAGCCCGAGGAACGGGAGAAGCACCTGGCCCGGCTGCGTGCCGAGGCGGCCAGGATGGGCGTGCTCCTGGACGACCTGCTGCTGCTCGCCCGGCTGGACGCCGCCGAGGTGGAGGCACCGGTGCGGCTGGAGGACGCGGATCTGGCGGAGCTGGTGCGCCAGGCCGCGGAGGCGTTCCGCGCGGCCCGCCCGGACCATCCGCTGACCGTGACGGCCGGTCCCGGTCCGGTGCGGCTGCGCCTCGACGCCCTGCGTATCCGCCAGGTCCTGGACAACCTCCTCACCAACGCGGCCGTGCACACCCCGGCCGGTACGGAGGTGTCCGTGGAGGTGTCCGTCGAGTCCGGCGCGGCGATCGTCCGGGTCACCGACTCCGGTCCCGGCATTCCGGCCGCCGACCAGGAGCGCGTCTTCGACCGCTTCTTCCGCATCGACAAGGCCCGCAGCCGAGACCGCGGAGGCAGCGGCCTGGGCCTGGCGGTAGCCCGCTCCCTGGTCCAGGCCCACGGCGGCACGATCACCCTGACAAGCCGCCAGGGCGAGACGACCTTCGCAATGAGGCTTCCCTTGGCCCCCTAA
- a CDS encoding family 43 glycosylhydrolase, producing the protein MQLARPRSRTRRWAGGLAGLTAASLVLGLAGPVAPADAAESADITDGLALWYKLDAASGTTVADASGNGRTGTVNGAATWSDAGEGLSFNGSDTYVKVPDNIMSGMNSISVSMDVKVDSAQNTPYFVYGFGNTSGSAGNGYLFTTGSTFRTSIASGNWSTEQTTQPSPARAMTRAVWKQVTYTQTGNTGVLYEDGVEVARNTAVTITPGSIGSGTTTANYIGKSVYPGDKLFKGSIRDFRVYDRALAGSEVEQLSLPVATRGVADDKAALTLGDTSAVVADLTLPATGTAGGSAISWKSDTPSVVSDSGSVTRPAAGEPDGRATLTATLKKGPVTDTKSFDITVPAAFDDDTATEQAAEALKVDNLDDVRGNITLPATGSYGTKVGWTSAKPDVVSADGIVHRPAHGDGGTTVELTATVTKGDAQATRVLTAKVPELPAEAPLKGYMFSYFTGEGTSDGEQLYAALSKGDDPLKWRELNDGKPVLTSTLGEKGLRDPFIIRSPEGDKFYQIATDLRIYGNGNWDASQRTGSKSIMVWESTDLVHWTDQRLVKVSPDSAGNTWAPEAFYDEKLGSYVVFWASKLYDNPEHSGDTYNRMMYATTRDFRTFSEPKVWIDRGYSVIDSTMIKQGDTYYRLSKDERNNSSSTPNSKFIFQEKSDSILDESWDFVAEGIGKGAMSAAEGPLVFKSNTEEKWYAFLDEFGGRGYIPFETTNLASGNWTPSTGYDLPSRPRHGTVLPVTQAEYDRLLNAYQPDQIVESVEDVKVTTGIGDAPVLPGTVIAEYADGVERPVSVTWDDVPASAYAQAGTFTVKGSLPDGAALRAEAEVTVSAEGPDVPADLVLHYGFDETGGSIARDSSGHGYHGTYVRTPDFGTGVDGGSFKMSGGSSSSTTSPYVRIPNGVLRNTDSVTVSTYAKWKGGDNFQWLFGLGPDSDKYLFATPSNGGGKLFSAITKATWSGEKQMIGGSQLTPGEWQHVTVTVNGATETAVLYVDGVEAARATGVTIRPSELYDASKGYSGYIGRSMYSPDPYFGGEVDDFRIYNRALSPAEVLELSGNTTGIASATHPALKVGAIIDDADSRITLPLAEGSDVTALAPEFGLAHGASISPASGSLHDFTEPVKYEVTGSDGRKRTWTVRALEMKSPVLPGLNADPNITRFGDTFYIYPTTDGFPGWSGTQFKAYSSKDLVHWEDHGVILDLGPDVGWADSRAWAPAIEERNGKYYFYFCADANIGVAVSDSPTGPFKDVLGKPLLKAGLYPGQMIDPAVFTDDDGTPYLYWGNGRAYAVPLNDDMISFDASKVTDMTPSGYNEGTFVIKRKGTYYFMWSENDTRDENYRVAYATGSSPTGPWTKRGVILEKDLSLGIKGPGHHSVVKVPNTDDWYIAYHRFAIPGGDGTNRETTVDKLEFDADGLIKKVVPTLSSIDPVTIVRAGPDAMGTEGTAIPVTGTISGAGRPRWTVGAGAPCTFADPEAILTSITCADDGTYEVTLTGGRSSDTLTVTVDNAAPVITSATGPASAVSVGRSAAVKAEFTDLGADDTQTCKVDWKDGTDPTTGKVTATGCEATHTYKKAGIHRPVITVTDDDGGKDSTQLPELVVYDRGAGPIAGVGVISSPAGAYPAKPSLTGLAGFSFGAAYKKAKDTVPSGNATFDFAAAKLKFRSTASDWLVVTRSEAQYQGSGTVNGTGGYAFRITITDSPDTYRIKIWRKSTGDIVYDNRTGTKAYGIVLG; encoded by the coding sequence ATGCAACTCGCGAGACCCCGTAGCCGTACGAGACGTTGGGCAGGAGGGCTCGCCGGACTGACCGCGGCCTCACTGGTCCTCGGACTCGCCGGGCCAGTAGCCCCCGCCGACGCGGCCGAGAGCGCTGACATCACCGACGGCCTGGCCCTCTGGTACAAGCTCGACGCCGCCTCGGGCACCACCGTGGCCGACGCCTCCGGCAACGGCCGGACCGGCACGGTGAACGGCGCCGCCACCTGGTCCGACGCCGGTGAGGGGCTCTCGTTCAACGGCTCCGACACCTACGTCAAGGTGCCGGACAACATCATGAGCGGCATGAACTCGATCTCCGTCTCGATGGACGTGAAGGTCGACTCCGCGCAGAACACCCCGTACTTCGTCTACGGCTTCGGCAACACGAGCGGCTCCGCGGGCAACGGCTATCTGTTCACCACCGGCAGCACCTTCCGGACCTCCATCGCCTCCGGCAACTGGTCGACGGAACAGACCACCCAGCCCTCCCCCGCCCGCGCCATGACCCGCGCCGTGTGGAAGCAGGTCACGTACACCCAGACCGGCAACACCGGTGTCCTGTACGAGGACGGCGTCGAGGTGGCCCGCAACACCGCGGTCACCATCACTCCCGGCTCCATCGGTTCCGGCACCACGACCGCCAACTACATCGGCAAGTCGGTGTACCCGGGCGACAAGCTCTTCAAGGGCAGCATCCGTGACTTCCGGGTCTACGACCGGGCGTTGGCCGGCTCGGAGGTCGAGCAGCTCTCCCTCCCCGTCGCCACCCGGGGCGTGGCCGACGACAAGGCCGCCCTCACCCTCGGCGACACGAGCGCCGTCGTCGCGGACCTGACCCTGCCGGCCACGGGCACGGCGGGCGGCTCCGCCATCAGCTGGAAGTCCGACACACCCTCGGTGGTGTCGGACTCGGGTTCCGTCACGCGCCCCGCCGCCGGCGAGCCGGACGGCCGCGCCACGCTCACGGCGACCCTGAAGAAGGGGCCGGTGACCGACACCAAGTCGTTCGACATCACCGTCCCGGCCGCCTTCGACGACGACACGGCAACCGAGCAGGCCGCCGAGGCGCTGAAGGTCGACAACCTCGACGACGTGCGCGGCAACATCACCCTGCCGGCGACCGGTTCGTACGGCACCAAGGTCGGCTGGACCTCCGCGAAGCCGGACGTCGTCTCCGCCGACGGCATCGTCCACCGCCCGGCGCACGGCGACGGCGGCACGACCGTCGAGCTGACCGCGACCGTCACCAAGGGCGACGCGCAGGCGACCCGCGTCCTCACCGCGAAGGTGCCCGAACTCCCCGCCGAGGCACCCCTCAAGGGCTATATGTTCAGCTACTTCACCGGCGAGGGCACCTCGGACGGCGAGCAGCTCTACGCGGCACTCAGCAAGGGCGACGACCCTTTGAAATGGCGGGAGTTGAACGACGGCAAGCCCGTCCTGACCTCCACGCTCGGCGAGAAGGGCCTGCGCGACCCGTTCATCATCCGCTCCCCCGAGGGCGACAAGTTCTACCAGATAGCCACCGACCTGCGGATCTACGGCAACGGCAACTGGGACGCGTCCCAGCGCACGGGCAGCAAGTCCATCATGGTCTGGGAGTCAACCGACCTGGTCCACTGGACCGACCAGCGACTGGTCAAGGTCTCGCCCGACTCGGCCGGCAACACCTGGGCGCCGGAGGCGTTCTACGACGAGAAGCTCGGCTCGTACGTCGTCTTCTGGGCGTCGAAGCTGTACGACAACCCCGAGCACTCGGGCGACACGTACAACCGCATGATGTACGCGACCACCCGGGACTTCCGCACCTTCAGCGAGCCCAAGGTGTGGATCGACCGCGGCTACTCCGTCATCGACTCGACGATGATCAAGCAGGGTGACACCTACTACCGGCTTTCGAAGGACGAGCGGAACAACTCCTCCTCGACCCCCAACAGCAAGTTCATCTTCCAGGAGAAGAGCGACTCGATCCTCGACGAGTCCTGGGACTTCGTGGCCGAGGGCATCGGCAAGGGCGCGATGAGCGCCGCCGAGGGACCGCTGGTGTTCAAGTCCAACACCGAGGAGAAGTGGTACGCGTTCCTCGACGAGTTCGGCGGCCGCGGCTACATCCCCTTCGAGACGACGAACCTCGCCTCGGGCAACTGGACCCCGTCCACGGGATACGACCTTCCGTCAAGGCCCCGCCACGGCACGGTACTTCCGGTCACGCAGGCCGAGTACGACCGGCTGCTGAATGCCTACCAGCCGGACCAGATCGTCGAGTCGGTCGAGGACGTCAAGGTCACGACGGGCATCGGTGACGCCCCGGTCCTGCCGGGCACGGTCATCGCCGAGTACGCGGACGGGGTCGAGCGTCCGGTCTCCGTCACCTGGGACGACGTCCCGGCCTCGGCGTACGCGCAGGCCGGTACGTTCACCGTGAAGGGCAGCCTGCCCGACGGCGCCGCGCTCCGGGCCGAGGCCGAGGTCACGGTCTCGGCGGAGGGCCCCGACGTGCCCGCCGACCTGGTCCTGCACTACGGCTTCGACGAGACGGGCGGCAGCATCGCCCGTGACTCCAGCGGCCACGGCTACCACGGCACATACGTCCGTACGCCCGACTTCGGGACCGGCGTGGACGGCGGCTCGTTCAAGATGTCCGGCGGGTCGAGCAGTTCGACCACGTCACCGTATGTGCGGATCCCGAACGGCGTGCTCAGGAACACCGACAGCGTCACCGTCTCCACGTACGCCAAGTGGAAGGGCGGGGACAACTTCCAGTGGCTGTTCGGTCTTGGCCCGGACAGCGACAAGTACCTCTTCGCCACTCCGTCCAACGGCGGCGGCAAGCTCTTCTCCGCGATCACCAAGGCCACTTGGTCGGGCGAGAAGCAGATGATCGGCGGCTCGCAGCTCACCCCCGGTGAGTGGCAGCACGTCACCGTGACGGTGAACGGCGCGACCGAGACGGCGGTCCTCTACGTGGACGGCGTCGAGGCGGCCCGGGCGACCGGCGTCACCATCAGGCCGTCCGAGCTGTACGACGCGTCGAAGGGCTACTCCGGCTACATCGGCAGGTCCATGTACTCCCCCGACCCGTACTTCGGCGGCGAGGTCGACGACTTCCGGATCTACAACCGGGCCCTGTCGCCCGCCGAGGTCCTGGAGCTGAGCGGGAACACCACGGGGATCGCCTCGGCGACCCACCCCGCGCTGAAGGTCGGCGCGATCATCGACGACGCGGACAGCAGGATCACGCTCCCACTCGCGGAGGGCAGTGATGTCACGGCCCTGGCACCGGAGTTCGGCCTCGCCCACGGGGCGTCGATCAGCCCCGCGTCCGGCTCGCTGCACGACTTCACCGAGCCCGTGAAGTACGAGGTGACCGGCTCGGACGGCAGGAAGCGCACCTGGACGGTCAGGGCACTCGAGATGAAGAGCCCGGTGCTGCCTGGGCTCAACGCCGACCCGAACATCACGAGGTTCGGCGACACCTTCTACATCTACCCGACCACCGACGGCTTCCCGGGCTGGAGCGGCACGCAGTTCAAGGCGTACTCGTCCAAGGACCTGGTGCACTGGGAGGACCACGGCGTCATCCTGGACCTCGGTCCTGACGTCGGCTGGGCCGACAGCAGGGCCTGGGCGCCGGCGATCGAGGAGCGGAACGGCAAGTACTACTTCTACTTCTGCGCCGACGCGAACATCGGTGTCGCGGTGTCCGACTCGCCCACCGGTCCGTTCAAGGACGTGCTGGGCAAGCCGCTGCTGAAGGCGGGCCTGTACCCGGGCCAGATGATCGACCCGGCGGTGTTCACCGACGACGACGGCACGCCGTACCTCTACTGGGGCAACGGCAGGGCGTACGCCGTCCCGCTGAACGACGACATGATCTCCTTCGACGCCTCGAAGGTCACCGACATGACTCCCAGCGGCTACAACGAGGGCACCTTCGTCATCAAGCGCAAGGGCACCTACTACTTCATGTGGTCGGAGAACGACACCCGGGACGAGAACTACCGCGTCGCCTATGCGACCGGCTCCTCGCCCACGGGCCCCTGGACCAAGCGGGGCGTGATCCTGGAGAAGGACCTGTCCCTGGGCATCAAGGGCCCCGGCCACCATTCGGTGGTCAAGGTGCCGAACACCGACGACTGGTACATCGCCTACCACCGCTTCGCCATCCCCGGCGGGGACGGCACGAACCGCGAAACCACCGTCGACAAGCTGGAGTTCGACGCCGACGGCCTGATCAAGAAGGTCGTCCCGACCCTGTCGAGCATCGACCCGGTCACCATCGTCCGGGCGGGCCCGGACGCGATGGGCACGGAGGGCACCGCGATCCCGGTCACGGGCACGATCTCCGGGGCGGGCAGGCCACGCTGGACGGTCGGGGCCGGAGCGCCCTGCACGTTCGCCGACCCCGAGGCCATCCTCACGTCGATCACCTGCGCCGACGACGGTACGTACGAGGTGACGCTGACCGGTGGCCGCAGCAGTGACACGCTCACCGTGACCGTGGACAACGCGGCGCCGGTGATCACGTCGGCCACGGGGCCCGCCTCGGCGGTGTCCGTCGGCAGGAGCGCGGCCGTCAAGGCCGAGTTCACCGACCTGGGGGCGGACGACACCCAGACGTGCAAGGTCGACTGGAAGGACGGCACCGACCCGACCACCGGCAAGGTCACCGCCACCGGCTGCGAGGCCACGCACACCTACAAGAAGGCGGGCATCCACCGTCCGGTGATCACGGTCACCGACGACGACGGCGGCAAGGACAGCACCCAGCTGCCCGAACTGGTCGTCTACGACCGCGGGGCCGGTCCGATCGCCGGCGTAGGAGTCATCTCCTCCCCGGCGGGCGCCTACCCGGCGAAGCCCTCGCTGACCGGTCTCGCGGGCTTCTCCTTCGGCGCCGCGTACAAGAAGGCGAAGGACACCGTGCCCAGCGGCAACGCGACCTTCGACTTCGCGGCGGCCAAGCTGAAGTTCCGCTCCACCGCCTCGGACTGGCTGGTCGTCACCCGCTCCGAAGCCCAGTACCAAGGCTCCGGCACGGTGAACGGCACCGGCGGCTACGCCTTCCGCATCACCATCACGGACTCCCCCGACACGTACCGCATCAAGATCTGGAGGAAGTCCACGGGCGACATCGTCTACGACAACCGCACCGGCACGAAGGCTTACGGCATCGTGCTCGGCTGA
- a CDS encoding family 43 glycosylhydrolase, giving the protein MVTALLVTLAALTSGIAEAAAPASPAVTFTNPIAEQRADPHIFKHTDGYYYFTATVPAYDRIVMRRATTLQGLSTATETTIWTKHASGEMGAHIWAPEIHFIDGKWYVYFAAGATNDIWKIRPYVLETSAANPLTGTWTEKGRIALPLDTFSLDATTFTVGGTRYLSWAQNDPAVGTGTSVYLAPMSNPWTISGTPARISTPTLSWEIVGHRVNEGPAVIQRNGKVFMTFSASATDANYCLGLLTANATADLMNPASWTKTQTPVFKSNDATGQYGPGHNTFTTSEDGKSDVLVYHDRNYKDISGDPLNDPNRRTRYQKLYWNADGTPNLGIPVADGVTPVRFSSYNFPDRFIRHWEYRAKIEPNVTNLADSQFRVVTGLAGTGTVSLESANFPGYYLRHRSNGEVWVDKSDGSTAFKGDASFYRRAGLADAAAGVSFESYNVAGSYIRHYNYLLVTQPADTTTARADATFYAE; this is encoded by the coding sequence GTGGTCACGGCGCTGCTCGTCACCCTGGCCGCCCTGACCTCCGGCATCGCCGAGGCCGCCGCCCCCGCCTCGCCCGCCGTCACCTTCACCAACCCGATCGCCGAACAGCGCGCCGACCCGCACATCTTCAAACACACCGACGGCTACTACTACTTCACCGCCACCGTGCCCGCGTACGACAGGATCGTCATGCGGCGGGCCACCACGCTCCAGGGCCTGTCCACCGCCACCGAGACGACGATCTGGACGAAGCACGCCAGCGGTGAGATGGGCGCGCACATCTGGGCGCCGGAGATCCACTTCATCGACGGCAAGTGGTACGTCTACTTCGCCGCCGGCGCCACCAACGACATCTGGAAGATCCGGCCGTACGTCCTGGAGACCAGCGCCGCCAACCCGCTGACCGGGACCTGGACCGAGAAGGGCCGTATCGCCCTGCCGCTGGACACCTTCTCGCTCGACGCGACGACCTTCACCGTCGGCGGCACCCGCTATCTGAGCTGGGCGCAGAACGACCCGGCGGTCGGCACCGGAACCAGCGTCTACCTCGCCCCGATGTCCAACCCCTGGACCATCAGCGGCACTCCGGCGCGCATCTCCACCCCGACGCTCTCATGGGAGATCGTCGGTCACCGAGTCAACGAAGGTCCGGCCGTCATCCAGCGGAACGGCAAGGTCTTCATGACCTTCTCGGCCAGCGCCACCGACGCCAACTACTGCCTCGGCCTGCTGACCGCCAACGCCACCGCCGACCTGATGAACCCGGCCTCCTGGACGAAGACCCAGACCCCGGTCTTCAAGAGCAACGACGCGACCGGCCAGTACGGCCCGGGCCACAACACCTTCACCACGTCCGAGGACGGAAAGTCCGACGTCCTCGTCTACCACGACCGCAACTACAAGGACATCAGCGGCGACCCCCTCAACGACCCCAACCGCCGTACGCGCTACCAGAAGCTGTACTGGAACGCCGACGGCACGCCCAACCTCGGCATCCCGGTGGCCGACGGTGTCACCCCGGTCCGCTTCTCCTCGTACAACTTCCCCGACCGGTTCATCCGGCACTGGGAGTACCGGGCGAAGATCGAGCCGAACGTCACCAACCTCGCGGACTCCCAGTTCCGTGTCGTGACCGGGCTTGCCGGCACCGGGACCGTCTCCCTGGAGTCGGCGAACTTCCCGGGGTACTACCTCCGCCACCGGAGCAACGGTGAGGTGTGGGTGGACAAGAGTGACGGGAGTACGGCCTTCAAGGGTGACGCGAGCTTCTACCGTCGGGCGGGGCTGGCCGATGCGGCGGCGGGGGTTTCGTTCGAGTCGTACAACGTGGCGGGCAGCTACATCCGGCACTACAACTATCTGCTCGTCACGCAGCCGGCCGACACGACGACTGCCAGGGCTGACGCCACGTTCTACGCCGAGTAG
- a CDS encoding VOC family protein, translating into MKERDAMKTRLSGFYPVIATRDVAASRDFYVRHFGFEATFEADWYVSLRHTEAPQYELALLDHTHPTLPEGHRVPVRGGLLLNFEVEDADAEHRRLVEEAGLPVLLTLRTEEFGQRHFIVGAPDGVMVDVITNVPATGEYAAQYVSGRAE; encoded by the coding sequence ATGAAAGAGAGAGATGCCATGAAGACCCGGCTCAGCGGCTTCTACCCGGTGATCGCCACCCGTGACGTCGCCGCGTCGCGCGACTTCTACGTCCGTCACTTCGGGTTCGAGGCGACCTTCGAGGCCGACTGGTACGTGAGCCTCAGGCACACCGAGGCCCCGCAGTACGAACTCGCACTGCTCGACCACACCCACCCGACCCTCCCCGAAGGGCATCGCGTCCCCGTCCGGGGCGGGCTCCTGCTCAACTTCGAGGTCGAGGACGCCGACGCCGAACACCGGCGACTGGTCGAGGAGGCGGGCCTGCCCGTGCTCCTCACGCTGCGCACGGAGGAGTTCGGGCAGCGTCACTTCATCGTCGGGGCACCCGACGGCGTCATGGTCGACGTCATCACGAACGTCCCGGCCACCGGTGAGTACGCGGCCCAGTACGTTTCCGGCCGAGCCGAATAG
- a CDS encoding family 43 glycosylhydrolase: protein MLASVATQPATAAEGRPYTNPVKAQKGADPWLEYYNGNYYLVTTSFTGVLTMRKSPTLAGLSVAPSVQVWSDTTSTRNTNFWAPELHFVDGHWYLYYSAGQSGVACCDSQRTYVLESVGTDPMGPYTFKNQLTGSNLTPGGWLIDASVLRHNGNLYLLGSGFINGSTQSLVIAPMSNPYTLSSSTFSVISSPTLGWETSGGAVNEGPEPLYHDGRTFLTFSASHCQTADYKLGQLELTGSNPLLASAWTKKQTPVFQRNDAAGVYGPGHNGFFTSPDGTENWIVYHGNNTANGGCGNGRTTRAQKFTWNADGTPNFGTPVALGTTLPGPAGETAATPTAYTLVNRNSGKCLDVAGGSTADGANIFQWTCTGGANQKWRIEDQGNDTSRLVNVATGKVMDTAGCAAADGTDIAQWSWLNNNCQKYRLVSTATGDYVRIVNESTGKVADVANCGTGDGVDVRQWTWLNNTCQQWQFKPTT, encoded by the coding sequence ATGCTCGCCTCGGTCGCCACGCAGCCCGCCACGGCCGCGGAGGGGCGGCCGTACACGAACCCCGTCAAGGCGCAGAAGGGCGCCGACCCCTGGCTGGAGTACTACAACGGCAACTACTACCTGGTCACCACGTCGTTCACCGGTGTGCTGACCATGCGGAAGTCGCCGACCCTGGCCGGTCTGTCCGTGGCCCCCAGCGTCCAGGTGTGGAGTGACACCACCTCCACCCGGAACACCAACTTCTGGGCCCCCGAACTGCACTTCGTCGACGGGCACTGGTACCTGTACTACTCCGCGGGGCAGAGCGGCGTCGCCTGCTGCGACTCCCAGCGCACCTACGTCCTGGAGAGTGTGGGCACCGATCCGATGGGCCCGTACACCTTCAAGAACCAGCTCACGGGCTCCAACCTCACTCCGGGCGGCTGGCTCATCGACGCCAGCGTCCTGCGGCACAACGGGAATCTGTATCTGCTGGGCAGCGGCTTCATCAACGGCAGTACGCAGAGCCTGGTCATCGCCCCGATGAGCAACCCGTACACGCTGAGCAGCTCCACCTTCAGCGTCATCTCCAGCCCGACGCTGGGCTGGGAGACCTCGGGCGGTGCCGTCAACGAGGGGCCCGAGCCGCTGTACCACGACGGCCGCACCTTCCTCACCTTCTCCGCCAGTCACTGCCAGACCGCGGACTACAAGCTCGGCCAGCTCGAACTGACCGGCAGCAACCCGCTGTTGGCGTCCGCCTGGACGAAGAAACAGACCCCCGTCTTCCAGCGCAACGACGCGGCCGGTGTCTACGGCCCCGGTCACAACGGGTTCTTCACCTCGCCCGACGGCACCGAGAACTGGATCGTCTACCACGGCAACAACACCGCGAACGGCGGCTGCGGCAACGGCCGGACCACCCGCGCCCAGAAGTTCACCTGGAACGCGGACGGCACGCCGAACTTCGGCACCCCGGTCGCCCTCGGCACCACGCTCCCCGGCCCGGCAGGGGAGACCGCGGCGACCCCGACGGCGTACACCCTCGTGAACCGCAACAGCGGCAAGTGCCTGGACGTGGCCGGTGGCAGCACCGCGGACGGCGCCAACATCTTCCAGTGGACCTGCACCGGCGGCGCCAACCAGAAGTGGCGGATCGAGGACCAGGGCAACGACACCAGCCGGCTGGTCAACGTGGCGACCGGCAAGGTCATGGACACCGCCGGCTGCGCCGCCGCAGACGGAACCGACATCGCCCAGTGGTCCTGGCTGAACAACAACTGCCAGAAGTACCGCCTCGTGTCCACGGCGACCGGTGACTACGTGCGGATCGTCAACGAGAGCACCGGCAAGGTCGCCGACGTCGCCAACTGCGGTACGGGCGACGGCGTCGACGTGCGCCAGTGGACCTGGCTCAACAACACCTGCCAGCAGTGGCAGTTCAAGCCCACGACGTGA
- a CDS encoding response regulator transcription factor, translated as MEKVRLLVVDDDPPIADLVATVARYEGWEAVTANSGEEALHRAADFHPDIVVLDLMLPGLDGFAVLDRLRLSGTMVPVVFLTARDGVADRVAGLTRGGDDYLVKPFAVEELMARLRTVLRRSAGPAFQRSVLSVADLTMDEDTREVRRGDRLLTLTPTEYEVLRYLMRKSPTVLTKAQILDHVWEYGFGGRSNVVELVISRLRRKLDGTGLADTDEAPLIHTVRGVGYVVRQVAE; from the coding sequence GTGGAAAAAGTACGACTTCTCGTCGTGGACGACGACCCGCCCATCGCCGACCTGGTCGCGACGGTCGCCCGCTACGAGGGCTGGGAGGCGGTGACCGCGAACTCCGGCGAGGAGGCGCTGCACCGGGCCGCGGACTTCCATCCGGACATCGTGGTGCTCGACCTCATGTTGCCCGGGCTCGACGGCTTCGCCGTGCTCGACCGGCTGCGGCTGTCCGGGACGATGGTGCCCGTGGTGTTCCTGACCGCGCGGGACGGCGTGGCCGACCGGGTCGCGGGCCTGACCAGGGGCGGCGACGACTACCTGGTGAAGCCGTTCGCGGTGGAGGAACTCATGGCCCGGCTGCGGACCGTGCTGCGCCGCAGCGCGGGACCGGCCTTCCAGCGGTCGGTGCTGAGCGTCGCGGACCTGACCATGGACGAGGACACCCGCGAGGTGCGCCGCGGCGACCGGTTGCTGACGCTCACCCCGACCGAGTACGAGGTGCTCCGCTATCTGATGCGGAAGTCGCCGACCGTGCTCACCAAGGCGCAGATCCTCGACCATGTCTGGGAGTACGGCTTCGGCGGCCGGTCGAACGTGGTGGAGCTGGTCATCAGCCGGCTGCGCCGCAAGCTCGACGGGACCGGCCTCGCCGACACGGACGAGGCACCGCTCATCCACACCGTGCGGGGCGTCGGTTACGTGGTGCGGCAGGTCGCCGAGTGA